A DNA window from Rossellomorea marisflavi contains the following coding sequences:
- a CDS encoding YolD-like family protein, whose protein sequence is MIRDRGKIKWTSLMLPEHVKELRDIWEVFERDTKPEVDIFALSEMEERIRYAMEYHLPLRMKIWNELKGKCEMKTGTIHYLNERDRNLMLECGDEGFVRVRVEDLISVDVVE, encoded by the coding sequence ATGATTAGAGACAGAGGGAAAATCAAATGGACGTCGCTCATGCTCCCGGAGCACGTCAAGGAACTGAGGGATATATGGGAGGTATTCGAGCGCGATACGAAGCCTGAAGTCGACATCTTCGCCTTGAGCGAGATGGAGGAGCGGATCCGCTATGCCATGGAGTACCACCTTCCCCTGCGGATGAAAATATGGAATGAATTGAAAGGGAAATGTGAAATGAAGACGGGTACGATTCATTATCTGAATGAACGGGACCGGAATCTGATGCTTGAGTGCGGCGATGAGGGGTTCGTCCGGGTACGCGTGGAGGACCTGATTTCGGTGGATGTAGTGGAATAA